From the Candidatus Bathyarchaeota archaeon genome, one window contains:
- the gatD gene encoding Glu-tRNA(Gln) amidotransferase subunit GatD, with protein MSQTEENVGYKGEALQALTKAGCEVGDIVRVTSEGKSYEGILIPRSETGDTKHVVVKQKSGYNVGIRLDAGVQIEKIGKGTKPSFASPPLPPQRAELPKIVIMSTGGTIASRVDYRTGAVRSAISASDLYGVVPELSDLAHVDTQILFSTYSENLTPQHWTQTAQTVAQHIEAGAKGVIIAHGTDTMAYTSAALSFALQNLPVPVIVVGAQRSSDRPSSDAATNLIGAVKAAAYGPFAEVAVAMHETVADTEIIFNRGTKVRKCHTSRRDTFKAVNDTPLAITTKDNNITMLNPDYRKRDSSAKLVLKPNFSEKTALVKFYPGFDPSVIDWYAERDVKGILLEGSGLGHVSARCFGAIKHAVKQGVLVALASQCIWGRVNMNVYDTGRDLLALGVIPCEDMFPETALVKLMWTLGQTQDVEEAKKLFKTNIAGEFKPRTLPQEMQIHEEGDI; from the coding sequence GTGAGTCAAACAGAGGAAAATGTCGGTTACAAGGGCGAGGCGTTACAAGCTCTTACTAAGGCTGGCTGTGAAGTCGGCGACATAGTGCGTGTCACAAGCGAAGGCAAATCCTACGAAGGCATCTTGATTCCCCGCTCGGAAACAGGCGACACAAAACACGTAGTCGTCAAGCAGAAAAGCGGCTACAACGTAGGCATCCGCCTAGACGCAGGCGTACAGATCGAGAAAATCGGCAAAGGCACCAAACCCAGCTTCGCATCCCCGCCGCTTCCGCCCCAACGAGCTGAGCTTCCAAAAATTGTGATTATGAGCACAGGAGGCACAATTGCAAGCCGCGTTGACTACCGCACCGGCGCGGTACGCTCAGCCATATCCGCAAGCGACCTCTACGGCGTAGTTCCCGAACTATCAGACCTCGCGCATGTGGACACGCAGATTCTGTTTAGCACTTACAGCGAAAACCTCACCCCCCAACATTGGACCCAAACTGCCCAAACCGTCGCACAACACATCGAAGCAGGCGCAAAAGGCGTAATCATCGCCCACGGAACCGACACCATGGCGTACACTTCGGCGGCTCTAAGTTTTGCATTGCAGAATTTGCCTGTTCCAGTAATTGTAGTGGGTGCCCAACGCAGCTCTGACCGACCAAGCTCGGACGCCGCAACCAACCTAATCGGAGCCGTAAAAGCCGCAGCCTATGGACCCTTCGCAGAAGTGGCAGTAGCTATGCATGAAACCGTTGCGGATACAGAGATTATTTTTAACCGCGGAACCAAAGTACGCAAATGCCACACCAGCCGCAGAGACACATTCAAAGCCGTAAACGACACACCCCTTGCCATAACCACAAAAGACAATAACATAACCATGCTCAACCCCGATTACCGCAAGCGCGACTCGTCGGCGAAGCTGGTTTTGAAGCCTAATTTTAGCGAGAAAACCGCATTAGTCAAGTTTTACCCAGGTTTTGACCCGTCGGTGATTGATTGGTATGCTGAACGTGACGTGAAAGGCATTTTGCTTGAGGGTTCAGGGTTGGGTCACGTGAGTGCTCGATGTTTTGGAGCCATAAAGCATGCCGTTAAGCAGGGCGTTTTGGTTGCGTTAGCATCGCAGTGTATCTGGGGGCGTGTGAACATGAACGTTTACGACACGGGGCGTGACCTGCTCGCGTTGGGCGTGATTCCCTGTGAGGACATGTTCCCTGAAACCGCGCTGGTCAAGCTCATGTGGACTTTGGGGCAAACCCAAGACGTAGAAGAAGCCAAGAAGCTCTTCAAAACAAATATTGCAGGCGAATTCAAACCCCGCACCCTGCCTCAGGAAATGCAAATCCACGAAGAAGGAGACATCTAA